The DNA window GCGCCGGAGGACGCGGCGGAGACGTACTGGTCGGCGTGCACGGTGCCGGGGTCGGACGCGGAGCCCGAGGTAGTGGTGCGCGCGGTGGACGCGCAGGTGCCGTCGCTCGGGCCGGAGTCCGCGATCGTTGCGGAGGTGGATCACCGCGACTGGCTGGTCACCGCGCAGGGGCGCGCGCAGCTGCCGCCGTCGACAACCCCGGACGGCCGGATCGTGCGCCGCGTCTTAGGGATTGATGCGTCCACACCGCGTTGGCGTCCGCCCGCGCAGCTTTTCGGAGCGCTGCAGGAGCAGCCGTCGTTTGCGCTGCCGGATCCGCTGCCGCGCGTGCTGCGTACCGGCGAGCGGGAATGGGCTGAGACCTCCGGCGGCGTGCAACCGATTACCAGCGTGCAGGCGGAGATTCTGCTGGAGGCGGGCGCGCAAGTCACGGAGGTGCCCGCCCAGGCTGTGGCGGAGAAGCCCGACGCGGAGAACCCAGCGCCGATCCGCTTGCCCGAGCACCGTATGCGCCTGCTCGACCCAGCGGGCGAGCCCGCAGACGAGCCGGAGGCGACCTGTATTACAGAAGACGGCGGGGCGGCGACGCTTCCCGCATCAGAGGCGATGGTCGGCCACGTGCGCCTCTCCGGTGCGGGCCCGGCGTCGTATTTTGTCGGTCTGCCGTCCGGCGCGGTGGCCGTAGACACCGGCAACGGCTACCACGTGGTGGATCAGACCGGGCTGCGCCACGGGGTACCCGATGAGGCGACCCTTGAGGCTATCGGTGCTGCCAAGGTGGAGCAGGTGCCGTGGCGGTTGGTGCAGCTGCTGCCGCGCGGGGAGGCACTAGAGCGAACTGCGGCGCTCACGGCGACGTACTAAGTCTTGACTTGGCTCAAATTGATGCCGAAGCGTTGGGCCGGTTTTGGGCTCTTCCGCGGCCGGAAAAGCCGACAGCGAAGCACACCCGACGGCGCTGGTCTAAATGGAGCTAGCTCCGTTTAGGAAGATCGGCGTCCCGCGACCTGGGGTTTTGCGGCCGGGGTTGGTCTAAATGGAGCTAGCTCCGTTTAGGAACTTCGGTGACTGGCGACCTGGGATTTTGCAACCGGCGCTGGTCCAAATGGAGCTAGCTCCATTTAGGAAGATCGGCGACCCGCCACCCGGGCTCGCACCAGCGGTGCCGCGAACAGGCAGACCAGCAGCATCGCTGCAGCGAGCAGCACGTTGCCCAACTTGCCTACTGACGCCGACACCTGCTCCTCGGCAGGGCGCAGGGCAAGCGGTTCGGCGTCCGAGGAAGATGCCGGCGGCAGCTGGGTCACTGCCGCCAGCGGGTCGAGCGCGCCTCCGCTCGGTTGGGATGCGGCGTAGAGGTGCGCGCGCACTTCGGCGGGGTGCAGGTGCGGGTAGCGCTGCATGAGCAGGGCCGCAGCACCGGTAACAACCGGGGCGGCGAAGCTCGTGCCCGCGTACGGGGCGGGCCCGTTGTCGCTGTGGGTGCCGGTGGCGAACCCGGTGCCGTCGGAAGCCAGCGCGAGCGGGACTGTGCCCTGCGCGGACAGCGCCGGGCCGGGCACGCGGATGGAGTAGCCGGCGAGTGTCTGCGCGTCCTCGCGGGCGGCGACGGCGAGCACGGTGGGCGAGTGCGCGGGGAAGACGGTGTAGCCCTGGGCGCACTCGCCGGATTCGTTGCCGGCTGCGGCGACGACCACCACGCCTTCGGCCTCAGCGTGGGCAAGAGCAATGTCCAGGGGCTGGGTGTCGATGCGCTCGGCGATCTCGGGCGGTTGGCAGGAGACGACGGAGATGTTGATGATGTCGGCGCGTTCGTCGATGGCGTTGTGGATGGCGTCGGCAAGCGTGGCCAGCGAGCCTGCGTTGGGGTCGTCGCTTTCGCGGTCGCGGTAGTGCGCGGAGGTCTGGCGGATGGCGATGAGCTCCGCGTCCGGGGCAACGCCGTGGGTTTTCCCGGCGATGATGCCGGCGACGACGGTGCCGTGCGAGTCGCAGTCGGCAAAAGGGTCGGGGTTGTCGTGGTCGACAAAGTCGCGTCCCCGGTCAAGGCGGGTGAGCTCCGGGTGCGGGTGGACGCCGGTGTCGATGACGGCGACGCGCACCCCAGCGCCGGTGGCGAAGCGGTGTGCGCGGTCGACCGGATCGGTGCGCGCCTGGCGGGCTTGCTCATCGACGTTTAGCGGTGCAGGCGGGCTGGCGTGGACGGGCACGGCGCAGGCGTAGTCCTGGGCGTGTGCAGTCGGGGCGAGAAGCGGTAGCGGGGCGCACAACAGCGCGGCTGCGGCAAGAGCGGTGAAGCGTTTCATGCTCACAGCCCCCTGATCAGCGCGAAGAGTCCTGCGATGTGGAGCGCGAGCGGGAGTGCGGCGATGATGGCGGCGGTCTCCGCGCGCTCAAACCACACCACGGTGGTGGGCTCCAGCTCCGGGACGTTGCGTACCCAGATCGCAGCGGTCGCGGCGGTAAGCGTGGCAAGCAGCGCCATGGCGATTGCTACGGGGTGCGGGTTGTCGGTGCGAGCCACGGCGAGCGCGCACGCGCACACCGCGCCGAGGGCGGCGGTGACCAGCGCCGCGCGCGGTACCGGGTAGTGGTGGCGGGTGGCGTAGATGCCCAGTGCCCCGGCGGTACACACGCTCAATGCGCACACCCAGGCCCCGCCTGCCCAGGCAATGGCAAAAAGTGCAGGCAGCATGCTGGCGGCCACCGCACAGGAGATGGCGGCGACGAGCGTGATCGCACGTTGGCTGCGCTCGTCGACATCAGGCTGGTAGCCGTCGGCAGTCGCGAAGGCTTCGCCCGCGGTGGGCACGCGCGGGACCTTCAGACCCGCGGCGCGGGTGGCTACAGCCGGGGTGGAGAGGACGGTGAGGAGTCCGGCGAGCACCGTCAGCGCCGCCGGGGCTTGCGCGCTCGGCAGCCACACCCCGCACGCCCCGATGCTGAGCAGGACGCTTAACGTGACCGTGCACGCGGAGGCGAAAGGCCCGGCCAACCCGAGTACGGCACCGAGGACGACGAGCGCGCAGGCAGTGGCGGCTCCCGCGAAGACGCCCAGCGCCACATCGACGGGCTCCCACGCGCCGGGCAGACCTGCGACCCAGCAGGCCACCGAAATCGCCGCCACACCCGGCAGCGGGGCGAACAGCGTGGAGACGCGCGACAACACGGCCAGCGCAAACACGGCGAGCGCGCCCACACCGAGCGCGACAGGAAGGGAGGTGAACATCCCGGCGAGGACAGCCAGCCCGAGCACACCGGCGAAGCTGGCCAGGTGGGCCAGGCCCGTGGTGTCGCGGGTGCCGACGGCTGCCGCGGCGAGTGACTCGGCGGCGTCGCGAACCACTGGCGGCTCGATTGACTCTTGGGGCCTCAGGACGGTCACGGCGCCGTCGCGAAGCTTGAGCTTGTGCAGCGGGGTGTGCATATCCAGCGGCGCGCCGCCGACGGTCGAAGCCTCCCACGGGCGGTGGATGCGCGGCAGGTCGACGAATGTGGCCAGCTCAGGCAGCACTTCCGCGAAAGTCGACGAGGTGGGCAATACCAGGTCGATGTCGCGGTGGAAGGACACGGCGGAAACGCGCACGGTCATGCGAACAATGTGATGGGCAGATGTAGCTACCAAGGAAAACCCCCGAAAAGTGTGTGCGCGAACCCCCATTTGCCGCGCGGTGTTTCCAAGTATGGCGTAAACTGCCGGGCACGTCCACAGCTCGCACGTCTGGTTCGGGGGAACCAGCGGCTGTGGCAGATCTTGGGGGGGATTTTTCGTGCTCGGAGTCGACCACAATCCGGTACTCGTGCCCACGCGCATGCCGCTTGCCGACGCCCCGCCGCTGCCCAGCGGCGCACTCCACGCAGAAGCTGTGCCCAACGCGCAGAAGCACCAGCCGCTGCCTCTGCTACGTATCCTGCTGCCGATCGTGATGATGGTGGCCGTCGGCGCGGTCATGGCGCTGATGTTGCTCTCCGGTAGGGCGATGGGGCCGATGATGCTGATCTTCCCGCTCATGATGGCCTTCGGGCTCATCGCCATGTTCCAGCCGCAGGAGCAGCAGAGCGATATCGACGAGACGCGCAGGGTCTACCTGCGCCACCTGGACGCGCTGACCAAGCAGGCTCGCGCCAACGCGGTCAAACAGCGCGCCCACTTTTCCTACCTGCACCCGGAGCCGGCGATGCTGCTCACCGGGGTGGACAGCGCACGGGTGTGGGAGCGCGGCACGGACACGCCAGAGGCGCTGCAGGTGCGGTTGGGCACTGGTGCGATGGCGCTGTGCACGCCGGTAGAGGTGGACGATCCCGGCTCGCCGGAGGACCTCGATCCGGTATGCGCGGTGAGCTTGCGTCGGGCGGTCGCGGCGGTGGGCACCGTGCCCGGGATGCCGATCGTGGTGCAGCTGGCCGCCTTCCCCGCCATTACGCTCGCAGGGCCGCGCGCCCACGACGTGGCCAGTGCAGTGGTGTCGCAGCTGGCCTTCTTCCACGGCCCGGAGACAGTCGGCCTTGAGCTGGAGCATGCGGCAATGCCGTGGGCGAAGTGGCTGCCGCACGCGCGCGAGCCGGAGCGCGCCCAGTTCCGCGTGGTGGTGGCGCAAGCGCGCCGGGGCGCGGACGATTCGGCGTTCGCGCCCGCGCACGCCAGCGCCGATTGCGTGATCACGGTGGACGAGGACCCGGAGGCCTTCGTCAGCGAGCACGCCTTCCACGTCGTGTGCACAGACGAGCTGGCCGCGGTCACCGAGTCGGGCCGCGAGTATCTCGGCGTGCCCGATCCTTTTAGTGCGGAGGAGGCGGCACTGATCGCGCGCCACTTGGCCTTTTATCGACGCCCCACCGGTACCAGCAATGTGCGAAAAACCGGGGGCGACCTGCTCGCCATGCTGGGCATCGACGACATCGACGTGCTCGATGCAGCTACGATGTGGCCGGGCAGGGAGGGCACCCGCCAACGGCTCACCGTCCCCATCGGGGCCACGCCCGAGGGCGAGCCCGTCTACCTGGACCTCAAGGAGGCGGCCCACGGCGGCATGGGCCCGCACGGGCTGTGCATCGGTGCTACGGGATCCGGGAAGTCGGAATTGCTCAAAAGCCTGGTCGCAGCGCTCGTGGCGACGCATTCGCCAGAGGAGATCAACCTGGTGCTCGTCGATTTTAAGGGCGGTGCGACCTTCCTAGGCTGCGAGGGCCTGCCGCACACCTCGGCGGTGATTACCAACTTGGAGGACGAGGCCGTGCTGGTCGAGCGCATGTATGACGCGATTTCGGGGGAGATGCACCGTCGCCAAGAGCTCCTGCGCACCGCGGGCAACTACGCCAACATCACCGATTACACCGCCGCCCGCCTGCGTGGGGAGGAGCTCGCCCCGCTGCCCGCGCTGGTGATCATCGTGGACGAGTTCTCCGAGCTGCTCACCCAGCACCCACACTTCGCAGAACTCTTCGTGGCCGTGGGCAGGCTCGGCCGCTCGCTCGGGGTGCATTTGCTTCTGGCCTCCCAGCGCTTGGAGGAGGGCAAGCTGCGCGGGCTGGATTCGCACCTGTCGTATCGCATTGGCCTGAAGACCTTCTCTGCCGGCGAGTCGCGCCAGGTCCTCGGCGTGCCGGACGCCTACGAGCTACCGGGCGAGCCCGGCTCGGGCTTTCTCAAGGCGGGCTCGCCGGACCTGGTGCGCTTCCGCGCCTCCTACGTCTCCGGGCCGCTGACCCGGCGCGTTGCGGCGCGCGGTAGCTCGGAGGTTCCGACAGTTCGTCTCTTTGATGGCTGGGAGACGGCAGCCGCCGAAGCGGCGGCAGTGGACGCGGTGGACACCGTTGAAACCGTGGAGACGAGCACGACCTTTGAGGCGATCGTGGCCAAAGCGGGCGAACTCGCCGCCGCAGGCGGGATGCGTGCACACCAGGTGTGGCTGCCGCCGTTGCCGGATACGCTCGCGCTGCACGCGGTAAGCCCCGACAGCCCCGACAGCCCCGTCGCGCAGACAGGCGCGGCGCTCACCGCGCCCGTCGGGCTCATCGACCTGCCCTACCGCCAGCGCCAGGATCCACTGGTCGTCGACCTCGGCGCGTCTGGCGGACACATCGCGATTGCGGGCGGGCCGCAGACCGGCAAGTCCGCCGCGCTGCGTACGATCGCGGCAGCACTCGCACTGGCGCACACGACCGACCAGCTGGCCATCTACGGCATCGACGCCGGCTCGGGCGGCCTCGACGACCTGGAGCGCCTCCCGCACGTCGCGGGTGTCGCGCTGCGCACGGACGAGGAGCGGGTGCGCCGCGTCGTCGATGAGGTGGTGGAGCTGTTGGACGCGGGGGAGGGGCACCGTGGCGTCGAGAAGCATACGCTGCTGCTTCTCGACGGTTGGCACACCCTGTGCGCACCCGACTCCAAATTCGAAGACTTGAAGGAGCCGCTGGCGCGCATCGCCTCCGAAGGCCCCGCTGCGGGCGTGCACCTGGCGGTGACCACGCAGCGCTGGAACGCGATTCGGCCAAACGTGCGCGACCTGATTGGCACCCGCTACGAGCTGCATTTGACCGAGCCCATGGACTCGCTGATCGACCGTAAGCTGCAGCAGAAGCTGCCCGCGAAGCCAGGTCACGGGCTGACCCCCGACGGCACGCACATGCTGTTCGCGCACGCGAATGCGCAGGATATTGCACACATCGCCGCGACCGCCGCCGGTCAGGAGCCGGTGCCGAAGCTCAAGGTGCTGCCCACACACGTGCGCACCGCGGAGCTGCTTGCGGGAAGTCCGCACGCTCTCCCGATCGGGGTTGGCGGGCCGCGCCTTGCGCCACTGCACAGCCAGTCCGGGCACCTGCTGGCTATCGGGGCCGGCGGCGCCGGCAAATCCACCGTGATCGCCAGCGCCATCACCGCGATTCAAGCGATGGATCGCGAAGATGCCCGCATGGTCATTTGCGACCCGCGCCGGGCCCACCTCGGGCGCGCCGCAGACGACATGACGGCCGCTTACGCCGCCTCGTCCACCGCCATTGCCGAGGCGATCCGCGCGCTGGTGACCACGATGCGCGATCGGCTGCCCGGCTCAGACGTCACGCCCGCTCAGCTCGCTGATCGTTCCTGGTGGACCGGGCCTGATATTTACCTGGTCATCGACGATCT is part of the Corynebacterium imitans genome and encodes:
- the eccB gene encoding type VII secretion protein EccB, which codes for MARLLPTTKTQVSGHRFLRRRVEHGLILGDIRMIHDPLSSRRRAMIFGVVAVVMISGVMGLFAWMRPNPNPGEAAIIRAADGSLFARVDETVHPVTNLTSARLIVGGPEEPVRAGDEHLATLARGVPVGIGVAPSVFAPEDAAETYWSACTVPGSDAEPEVVVRAVDAQVPSLGPESAIVAEVDHRDWLVTAQGRAQLPPSTTPDGRIVRRVLGIDASTPRWRPPAQLFGALQEQPSFALPDPLPRVLRTGEREWAETSGGVQPITSVQAEILLEAGAQVTEVPAQAVAEKPDAENPAPIRLPEHRMRLLDPAGEPADEPEATCITEDGGAATLPASEAMVGHVRLSGAGPASYFVGLPSGAVAVDTGNGYHVVDQTGLRHGVPDEATLEAIGAAKVEQVPWRLVQLLPRGEALERTAALTATY
- a CDS encoding S8 family serine peptidase encodes the protein MKRFTALAAAALLCAPLPLLAPTAHAQDYACAVPVHASPPAPLNVDEQARQARTDPVDRAHRFATGAGVRVAVIDTGVHPHPELTRLDRGRDFVDHDNPDPFADCDSHGTVVAGIIAGKTHGVAPDAELIAIRQTSAHYRDRESDDPNAGSLATLADAIHNAIDERADIINISVVSCQPPEIAERIDTQPLDIALAHAEAEGVVVVAAAGNESGECAQGYTVFPAHSPTVLAVAAREDAQTLAGYSIRVPGPALSAQGTVPLALASDGTGFATGTHSDNGPAPYAGTSFAAPVVTGAAALLMQRYPHLHPAEVRAHLYAASQPSGGALDPLAAVTQLPPASSSDAEPLALRPAEEQVSASVGKLGNVLLAAAMLLVCLFAAPLVRARVAGRRSS
- the eccD gene encoding type VII secretion integral membrane protein EccD, with amino-acid sequence MTVRVSAVSFHRDIDLVLPTSSTFAEVLPELATFVDLPRIHRPWEASTVGGAPLDMHTPLHKLKLRDGAVTVLRPQESIEPPVVRDAAESLAAAAVGTRDTTGLAHLASFAGVLGLAVLAGMFTSLPVALGVGALAVFALAVLSRVSTLFAPLPGVAAISVACWVAGLPGAWEPVDVALGVFAGAATACALVVLGAVLGLAGPFASACTVTLSVLLSIGACGVWLPSAQAPAALTVLAGLLTVLSTPAVATRAAGLKVPRVPTAGEAFATADGYQPDVDERSQRAITLVAAISCAVAASMLPALFAIAWAGGAWVCALSVCTAGALGIYATRHHYPVPRAALVTAALGAVCACALAVARTDNPHPVAIAMALLATLTAATAAIWVRNVPELEPTTVVWFERAETAAIIAALPLALHIAGLFALIRGL
- a CDS encoding type VII secretion protein EccC is translated as MLGVDHNPVLVPTRMPLADAPPLPSGALHAEAVPNAQKHQPLPLLRILLPIVMMVAVGAVMALMLLSGRAMGPMMLIFPLMMAFGLIAMFQPQEQQSDIDETRRVYLRHLDALTKQARANAVKQRAHFSYLHPEPAMLLTGVDSARVWERGTDTPEALQVRLGTGAMALCTPVEVDDPGSPEDLDPVCAVSLRRAVAAVGTVPGMPIVVQLAAFPAITLAGPRAHDVASAVVSQLAFFHGPETVGLELEHAAMPWAKWLPHAREPERAQFRVVVAQARRGADDSAFAPAHASADCVITVDEDPEAFVSEHAFHVVCTDELAAVTESGREYLGVPDPFSAEEAALIARHLAFYRRPTGTSNVRKTGGDLLAMLGIDDIDVLDAATMWPGREGTRQRLTVPIGATPEGEPVYLDLKEAAHGGMGPHGLCIGATGSGKSELLKSLVAALVATHSPEEINLVLVDFKGGATFLGCEGLPHTSAVITNLEDEAVLVERMYDAISGEMHRRQELLRTAGNYANITDYTAARLRGEELAPLPALVIIVDEFSELLTQHPHFAELFVAVGRLGRSLGVHLLLASQRLEEGKLRGLDSHLSYRIGLKTFSAGESRQVLGVPDAYELPGEPGSGFLKAGSPDLVRFRASYVSGPLTRRVAARGSSEVPTVRLFDGWETAAAEAAAVDAVDTVETVETSTTFEAIVAKAGELAAAGGMRAHQVWLPPLPDTLALHAVSPDSPDSPVAQTGAALTAPVGLIDLPYRQRQDPLVVDLGASGGHIAIAGGPQTGKSAALRTIAAALALAHTTDQLAIYGIDAGSGGLDDLERLPHVAGVALRTDEERVRRVVDEVVELLDAGEGHRGVEKHTLLLLDGWHTLCAPDSKFEDLKEPLARIASEGPAAGVHLAVTTQRWNAIRPNVRDLIGTRYELHLTEPMDSLIDRKLQQKLPAKPGHGLTPDGTHMLFAHANAQDIAHIAATAAGQEPVPKLKVLPTHVRTAELLAGSPHALPIGVGGPRLAPLHSQSGHLLAIGAGGAGKSTVIASAITAIQAMDREDARMVICDPRRAHLGRAADDMTAAYAASSTAIAEAIRALVTTMRDRLPGSDVTPAQLADRSWWTGPDIYLVIDDLELVGEEHLREVVALLPHARDIGLHVVAARKFGGVARAMFGGFLGALKDTHPDVLIMDGTREEGALFGVKPKPQAPGRATLVQAGSVQGTVQLCAPYEEGATL